In Corylus avellana chromosome ca2, CavTom2PMs-1.0, the following proteins share a genomic window:
- the LOC132169471 gene encoding CSC1-like protein At4g02900: MSYVCSFWTCYVLYKEYKIIATMRLEFLASQNRHPDQFTVLVRNVPPDPDEAVSEHIEHFFCVNHPDHYLTHQVVYNAVKLAKLVAKKKSFQNWLVYYQNKHERNPSKKPTTKTGFWGLWGSKVDAIDYYTTEIGKLSEEEDAERERVISDSEAIVPAAFVSFKTRWGAAVCAQTQQSSNPTIWLTEWAPEPRDVFWDNLAIPYVELTIRRLLMAVALFFLTFFYMIPIAFVQSLANIEGIEKVLPFLKPLIEKDVVKSFIQGFLPGIALKIFLVLLPTVLMTMSKIEGFISLSSLEKRSASKYHLFILVNVFLGSLIAGTALQQLKQFIEAPTGDFPKTIGMSIPMKATFFITYIMVDGWSGIAVEILRLVPLVMFHIKNTFLVKTDQDREQAMDPGCLDFATSEPRIQFYFLLGLVYSVVTPVLLPFIVAFFTFSFVVFRHQVHQ; this comes from the exons ATGTCGTATGTGTGTTCATTTTGGACATGTTATGTTCTTTACAAGGAATACAAGATAATAGCTACTATGAGGTTGGAATTTTTGGCATCTCAAAATCGCCATCCTGATCAATTCACG GTTCTTGTGAGAAATGTTCCCCCGGATCCAGATGAAGCAGTCAGTGAGCACATTGAACATTTCTTTTGTGTAAATCATCCTGATCATTATCTGACACATCAA GTTGTATACAATGCAGTTAAGCTTGCAAAATTGGTTGCAAAGAAGAAGAGCTTTCAAAACTGGCTTGTCTATTACCAAAATAAACATGAGAGAAATCCCTCGAAAAAGCCAACTACAAAG ACAGGTTTTTGGGGACTTTGGGGGAGTAAAGTGGATGCAATTGACTACTACACTACTGAGATTGGGAAGTTGAGTGAAGAA GAAGATGCAGAAAGAGAGAGGGTAATTAGTGATTCTGAGGCTATAGTTCCTGCAGCATTCGTTTCATTCAAAACCCGATGGGGAGCAGCAGTCTGTGCTCAAACTCAGCAATCAAGTAACCCTACAATTTGGTTGACAGAATGGGCTCCAGAGCCACGTGATGTCTTTTGGGACAATCTTGCAATTCCATATGTCGAACTCACTATTCGAAGATTGCTCATGGCTGTTGCtctatttttccttactttttTCTACATGATACCAATAGCATTTGTTCAATCTCTTGCCAACATTGAGGGCATTGAGAAGGTTCTTCCTTTCTTGAAGCCACTAATAGAAAA GGATGTTGTCAAGTCTTTTATCCAAGGATTTCTCCCTGGCATTGCATTAAAGATATTTCTTGTTTTACTTCCAACAGTTCTTATGACTATGTCCAAAATAGAAGGTTTTATATCACTCTCATCATTGGAGAAGAGATCAGCTTCAAAATATCATCTATTCATACTTGTTAATGTGTTTCTTGGAAGCCTTATTGCTGGAACAGCACTTCAGCAGCTTAAGCAGTTTATTGAGGCACCCACAGGAGA TTTCCCCAAAACCATTGGTATGTCAATCCCAATGAAAGCAACATTCTTCATCACATATATAATGGTTGATGGCTGGTCTGGAATTGCTGTAGAGATCCTCAGATTGGTTCCTTTAGTTATGTTCCACATAAAGAACACATTTTTGGTTAAGACTGATCAAGACAGGGAGCAGGCAATGGATCCTGGTTGCTTGGATTTTGCTACATCTGAACCTCGGATACAGTTTTATTTCTTGCTGGGGCTTGTGTATTCAGTAGTAACACCAGTACTTCTTCCTTTCATAGTTGCCTTCTTTACTTTTTCCTTTGTGGTCTTCCGTCATCAGGTACATCAATGA
- the LOC132169472 gene encoding uncharacterized protein LOC132169472, with product MRRRRPEPPPVEQEELSGNESEVDPLEPQSHHLPQPQSEPQPAQSNKTTDKSEGPLHLNGKEKREKRGERKKALCPEPVPVPLLEPEPGADAALPMLEPEPEAVQPERESGAEATSPEEAAATEIE from the exons ATGAGAAGGAGAAGACCAGAACCACCCCCGGTGGAGCAAGAAGAACTATCGGGTAATGAGTCGGAGGTCGATCCCCTTGAGCCTCAGTCTCACCATCTGCCTCAGCCTCAGTCGGAGCCTCAGCCAGCACAATCCAACAAGACAACAGATAAAAGTGAAGGACCGCTTCATCTTAATGG aaaagaaaagcgAGAGAAGAGAGGGGAGAGAAAAAAAGCCTTGTGTCCTGAGCCTGTGCCTGTGCCTCTGCTGGAGCCGGAGCCAGGGGCAGACGCAGCATTACCGATGCTGGAGCCAGAGCCAGAGGCAGTACAGCCTGAACGGGAGTCAGGGGCAGAGGCAACATCGCCGGAGGAGGCAGCGGCGACGGAGATAGAGTAG